GttgtactgaaagtgccgagcaaaggcTTGATCCAAGTCgtcccatgtgtaccacctgctagcgtcttggcgggtgtaccattcCAAAGCCACCCCACTTAGACTCTGATTGAAATACGCCATTAATAATTCTTCTTTCCCACCGGCACCTCTCATCTTGCTGCAaaagcctctcaaatgggccacgcgatctccatgtccatcgtacaagtcaaacttgggcatcttgaacccaacgggcagttggacatcagggaataagcataaatccttgtaagccacacttacttggcttcctatcccttgAATGTTCTTTAAAGATTGCTCTAaactcttcactttcctgaataTCTCATCGTGCTCCacgttccgggatggtttctcagTTTCAACAGGAGGTTCAAAATGCGGGGTGTAGGAATAGGGATCCGTGATTTTGAAAGTTGGTTCTGGAGCATaatattgggtatctggagcttgAAATGTAGGTTCACTAGAAAATTAGTGGAGGGTAACTCGCGGAGAGGCTACGAAAACAGGAGCAGATGTCGGAGCAGGGTATGCGGTTGTTTTGGCAGGTGAAGCATGGAAAGTTTGGGACGAGGTGGCGGGGTAGTGGTGGAAAAGGGTAAAACCCGGTGCATGCTGAGGGGAAAGATCAACAGTAGTGGGATTCTGGGCTTGTGCCAGTGGTGGGATGAAAGCAGTATTTTCTGTGTAGTTAGCGGGGAATGAAGGTGGAGTATGCCCCCTGATCCAGGCTTTATATATTTCTgccatttgatgcttcaacctgtggacctcctctttcaattcaAACTCTGATTCTACAATCTCCCTCGGCGGGTCAACAACACCCGTGTTCAActctttgctagtcatgactgccttgcGCTTTGATTTGGTGTTATAggggtgacttgccaggatgccaacaaactaaccacctaaacAGAACCTAACTAGAATGCACACATAATAACTTGGTCAGTTTTGAAGAATTTAACAGATAGGGaatcgcatattggggatgcaatgcacctgagcCATTAAACATTTCTAAATGCTTTGCGACGGCTTATGTGTTTCATCCCGgctcttttcccaaatttcaaatcttgattttttcccCTCTCCTTTTGTTGTGTTTCGCTCTGTTAATTGTCATTCTCTTTTCTTCCTTTTGTTTGgcccctcttttctttctttcctatttttttcttttcctctctctttttctctttttttttcttgtcttttcttttattttattttaagactatgatcgaatcctatggggattgcctacgtatcatggtgccgcatgaatcagatcattacgtagttcaaggatataaatatgaaatgaaagaaaatcttTTGGGTTTTTCAATACTTCATTATAAGTCAcatcatcttttttttttgttttccacTCTAAGGACTTAAAAATACTGACGACTACAAAAGAAAACATATCACCAGTACACCCAACCTCGACCCCGACCTCAAGCTTAAAcacaagctccatataatccatctcaacattatttcccaccacaagaccctcaatattcagtcagactaccccaataccatgttcaccacgcacagtcatatgctcaaccccctccttacccgcaatggcatgatccaactccacaaaatccttATCCACCCCCACAACCATACAGAAACCCTACTGGTCCAAGCTTTCGTCCAAGGCCAGATTATAGAAAAGAGAGGCAGCAGTAAAAAGAAATcttcacccctcttggagagtcGTATACCAGTTTGTTTCAAAGGTTGAGGCATTTGGACGTTTTGAGGCCGATTGAGTCAAAGATACCAAATCCACCTCCAAGGAACCTTGATTATTCCCTCAGATGCGCATATTATTTTGATGCCCCAGGGCACGACACAGAGAAGTGTtggcatttgaagagggcgatccaagagcttattaatacaaatcaaattgtgttccagagcccggaggcgccaaacatcaaccaaaatcctttgtCGGCCCATGTAGAGACATATATGATCCAGATAGTTCATAAGGATGGGGAGCCcaagaattcttccaagtctgtcatgatgatCCCGGCTAGCGAAAGTAATCTAGTTAAAGCTCCAGATTCTGCATAAGCAATGCCCTTGACAGTTGAAAGGGTGTCGGAGAAGCTAAGCGCAATCAACGTGAAGCCATCTGTATTAGTTGTGAAAGGGCCTACGATTGATGTTGAAACGAACCAAGAAAAGCAAAAAGTGGTCGTGCTAGGGGTCCCGGGCAAgcctgtcataatcgtggaagggGCTCGTATTACCCCCGTTATTATTAAGCCAGTGACCCAATTACCAATGGTTGACACAAAAGTCATCCCGTGGAATTACAAACAGGTGATAGTAACATATAAAGGGAAATaagtagaggaagaagtcaatgaaacCGAAGGACTGACTCGTTCTGGGAGATGTTTTACCCAAGAGGAACTGAGGAAAGCCAAGCCATCAAAGGATGGCCACATCCCAGTAAAGAAGTcggtcaccgaagaagaggctgaagagttcctgaaaaagatgaaaatgtAAGACTATTCCATTGTGGAGCAATTAAGAAAAATGccagctcagatctctcttttgtctttgctgatacattcagatgaacaccgcaaagccctgatgaagaatttgaatgaggcccatgttcctgataagatcacggtAAACCACTTGGAAAAGATTACTAACAAGATTTTCGAGGCAAACATGATCACTTTCTCAAATGATGAACTTCCTATGGAGGGTACAGAACACAaccgagctctttatctcacagtgaAATGCGAGGATTCTGCTATCTCGAGGGTACTGGTTGATAACGGTTCTAGTGCAAATATTTTccctctgtccactttgcaaaagttgaagatcgGCACTGATAGGATCCACATGAACAATGTATGTGTTTGAGGCTTTGATGGAAGAGGGAAAGATTCTGTCGGTGATATAATGCTCGAATTGTCAATAGGGACAATTGAGTTCACTATAGAGTTTCGAGTGCTAGATGTGGCTGTCTCCTATAACTTGTTGTTGGGTAGGCCCTGGATACATGCTACCAAGGCAGTCccgtcttctctgcatcaaatggtaaagttcgaaTGGGACAGGCAGTAAATAGTTGTGCACAGTGATGAGAACTTATCTGCTTACAATGACACAAttgttccatttattgaagttgaatatgataaagggccttgggtTTACTAAACGTTCAAAACAGTGTCTGTCTAGAAGATTCCTGAAAGAGAATGCATTCCAGGTCCGAAGCTACCATCCGTGTCggtcatggtagcaaatgaaatgttgaagaatggttttgTGCCGGGCAAAGGCCTGGGTTTGTTTCTGCAGGGTATTGCACATCCGGTGTGTCCACGTGAAAGTTTcggtacatttggtttgggattcacactcacagggaaggacatgaaaaaggctaaaaatttgaaaaaaaggcATGGTCACTTCCTAAGCGTACTCCACATATCTCcaagtcttttgtcaagccaggGGTCGCAAAATGCCCAATATCAGCGGTCCCAAAAcctgtggtcgactttgatgaagagctgatcaagaggtttcAAAGTCTGTTTGATGAGGTTaatatggtggaaattggggaaggttccagtaatgccgatgtgcagctcgttgggccaaatgtgaagcttagcaatttgaaagctactcctctccccaccCGGAAGGAGTTTTAGTAGTTTGCTTTATTTTTCTTTCtgttatctgggttattccagagttgtaatccagattttttttattttttgcttgttttgatgtacaaaccctcctatccttttattttcaatgaaatacaatttcccGTTTTCCATTATTCCTAATAgcatttcatttttgttttgtgcAGTTCTTTCtatgctggtttcaatgacatgacatgcatgaggaatttttagccaaatcttaaaagccaatctaattcCGAAATAACAATCCAAGAAGTAGAGTgtgatgatgaaacagaatatgatgaagaagcagcatttcaggaaatcagtagagaactaaatcactttaaagaaaaacccaagcctaatctgaatgaaactgaagcaatcaatttaggagatcaagataatatcagggaaaccaagataagtgtgcatctggaaccataaatcaaggaagaaataatcaaacCATTGTTTGAATATAAAGATGtttttgcatggtcgtatgacgacatgccgggtttgagccCTGATTTGGTAGTTCATAAATTGCCAACTGATCCGGCATTCCCTCCAGTCAAGCAGAAGTTAAGGAAGTTCAAGACTGACATGAGTGTGAAGATCAAATAAGAAATCACAAAGCAGTTTGACGCAAAGGTCATTCGAGTCACTcgatatcccacttggttagctaatgtcgttctagtaccaaagaaggatggtaagactAGGGTCtgtgttgattatcgtgatctcaataaggcaagtccaaaagataactttccattgccgaaCATCTATATTCTgatcgacaattgtgccaagcatgagattgggtcttttgtggattgctacgCAGGATATCACCAAATCCTGATGGATGAGGAAGATTCAGAAAAGACATCATTCATCATACCATGGGGGACATACTGCTACCCGGTaatgtcatttggtttgaagaatgctggggcaaaTTACTTGAGGGCAATGACtaccatatttcatgacatgatacacaagtaaattgaggtttatgtagatgatttgatcataaagtcaaagaagcagtccgactatgttggagacttgagaaagtttttccaaaggctccgcaggtacaacctcaagctcaatccggcAAAATGCGCATTTGATATCCCGTACGGGAAACTGTTGGGATTCGTAGTAAGTCGACGCGGTATTGAGTTGGACCCATTaaagatcaaagccatccaaAAAATTACCACCGTCAAGGAACAAAATCGAGGTGATGAGCCTTCTAGgaaggttaaactacatcagcaggtttattgctcaactcacgacaacttgtgagcccatctttaagttgctgaagaagaatgttgcggttaagtggactgatgagtgtcaggaagcatttgataagatcaagagttACCTGTCAAACCCACATGtgctggtcccgccagaacctgggagacctttaattctctatttgacggtattggataattctttcagttgtgtgttgggtcaacacaacatcacgggcaagaaagagcaagccatttattacctcaacaagaagttcactccttatgaggttaagtatactcttattgaaaggacatgttgctccctgacttgggtggcacaaaagttgaagcattatctgtcatcctacactacttacctcatttctcgcatAGATCCTCTAAAGTATATATTTCATAAGCCTATGCCCACAGGAAGATtggcaaagtggcagattttactcacagagtttgacatcatctatgtgactcgaaCCGCGATAAAAGCCCAAGCCCTGGCCGATTACTTGGCTGAGAATCCAGTGGATGAAGAATATGAGCCACTGAAGAATTATTTTCCTGATAAAAAAGTGATGTATGTTGACGAGGATGATCATGATGAAAAGccaggttggaaactcttctttgatggagctgctaacatgaaaggtgtcggaataggggttgtactcatttctgaaacaaggCATCACTACCCCGTAACAGCGCAGCTTCGATTTTATTGCACTAACAATATGGTTGAATACGAGGCATGCATTCTGGGTTTGAGGCTAGCTATAGACATGGGAGTTCAagaaatattggttttgggagattcagatttgttggttcaccagatttagggagaatgggagactcgagatttgaagctcataccgtatcgacaatgtctgtatgatctttgtcaacgattcaggttggtagaattcaggcatattcccaggattcataatgagattgcCGACGCCTTGGCTACTCTAGCGTTAATGTTACACCATCCGGATAAGACTTATGTCGACCCTCTGCATATCCAAATCCGTGATCAACATGCCTATTGCAATGCGGTTGAGGAGGAACCTGATGGTGAGCCTTGGTTCCATGATGTCAAGGAATACATCAAATTGGGGGTATATCCGGTACATGCCACAGGTGATCAAAAGACAACCATTCGACGTTAGGCTAGTGGatttttcttaagtgggggaatatTGTACAAGAGAACTCCAGATCTATGATTACTAAGGTGCATAGATGCTAAACAAGCTTCGACTATCATAGCCGAAGTGCATTCCGGAGTTTGCGGGCCACATATAAGTGGGTATGTCCTGGCAaagaagattcttcgagcaggttattattggatCACCATGGAATGAGATTGCATCAGCTTCCTTcgcaaatgtcatcaatgccaggtgcacgatgatttgattcattccccgccatccgagttgcacacaatgtctgcaccttggccctttgttgtttggggcatggatgtcattggaccaattgAGCCGGCAGCGTCAACGGGCATAGGTGTATTTTGGTGGCCGttgattactttaccaagtgggttgaagctgtaactttcaagtccgtgaccaagaaggcGGTGGCAGATTTTTttcattcaaacatcatttgccGATTCAGAATTCCCAAGGTAATcatcacagataatgctgctaacctcaacagtcatttgatgaaagaggtatgccaaccgttcaagattatgcatcgaaactccactccgtatcgtcctaaggcaaaaagagctgttgaggctgctaacaagaacataaagaagatacttcgtaagatggtgcaagattccaggcaatggcatgaaaagttaccttttgctttactgggttatcgcactactgttcgcacttcaataggtgcaactccctatttgctggtatatggaaccgaggcagttatacctgcggaagttgagattccatccctGCGGATCGTTACTGATGTTGAAATCgatgatgatgagtgggtcaaaaGTCGGCTAGAGCAATTGAGTTTGTTTGATGAAATAAGATTGGCagcagtatgtcacggtcaaatGTACCAGAAAAGAATGGCAAGATcatacaacaagaaggtgcgtccccgaaaatttgaagtgggccagctggtattgaaacgcatccttccacatcaggctgaagctaaaggcaagtttGCCCCAAACTGACAGGGGCCGTTCATTGTGAcaaaggtgttgcccaatggtgctttgtatttaacagacatagaaggtaaatgtgtagatatggctatcaattctgatgcagtcaagagatattatgtatgatttctttgcttatcttcaatcgtattttgtactaggcatgttcaaagttggaatgatgaaggcattttattcttctatcccaaacacttttatcatttgttatccttttttgagccttatttattttctttcatacccctcttttggaatcagaagtagagctggaaatagaaaagaaataaaaagaaaaaaaaaagaaaaaaaagaaaaaagcaaaagaaggaaaagagaaaaagaaaggagaaaaataaaaagaaaaacaaagtaacaaaaacaaaacaagttttactagtttgaactacgttcgacctgattccttttaaggatacgtaggaaGCCTTACACGGTTTggtcccatcaaaataaaaatccaaaattccccAGATTCGAAGAAACTGAGGCAGAAATTTTAGTTTTGTaaaaagatctgattccaaaagttgaaattttgaaccccttcatcttaaattattttgagcTTGCATGTcaccctttctttctaaccctgtcaaaaacctacactacagtccaaagaaagtccttctgatcaactttgagGATGCCAAATCAAGTGAGATGGAGATATGATTTGCATAATGGGTAACACTTTTGTTCATGGGCACTAGGAAaagtgaataaatgagagagtcttattggtgaaaacccttccGGGCATTGTAAGGCAACATTGAGTTGAGAGATGAGCAAATGAGAGAGGCTTGCTGGTGAAAACCCCTCGGAGAATTACAAGCCGAATGGGGTTCATGAATTTACAGAGAAATTGAATTATGGAAACCCcggttttgaagtatgaagacatggcatgaactgaaatgtgattagttggatggattaggctgatcaatctgaaatgcatgtcatgatcattggagccagtttcttcattcagataagtctcttttccacttttcttcaaatagtcatctttgttttttcctttttatttctaattctcgaagtcacttcgcttcatttcttttgggtctatttttctaagtctctgTCAAATTAGTCTTTGTTAAGCAAGCAAGAAAGTACTTCAAAGCTCATTACCAGCTTTTTATTTGCACCAAGCGAAATTCGGCCAGACACATTACAAGTGACATGATATAGAATGAGCAATGCGGTGGTACCTGAAGTTCAGGTGGTCAAGTGATTCGTGAATTTATAGAAAATGCAAAGGTTCAACCGTTGTCAGAATGAAAGTTCCATACGATGAGTTGTGCGTAAGGGATCCAAGTCATTCAGAGGTTTTATGGTCGATGTCCAATTGAAAGGTCAAACAATTCTTTGTAGCGTGAAGAAGCTAATCAAAATGACGCGGGGTAGTGGCAGAAAAAGACACTTACGGCAAGGATGTCACAAACTAACCGCCACAttttcaaactgacaaaattttctttgttttaagcAGGGGCAAGAAATCTTGTTTGCTTTGCCAGGAATCCCCATGAGAAAAGCATGCTCCAGATAAGttcagttttaagttttcaggaccctcctggataatgagagTTAATTTTAACTATTCAGGACCCCctagataatgggatttaatttcaGGTTtttaggaccctcctggataatgggatttagttttaaattttcaggactctcctggataatgggattcaaCTAACGATCAATGAATGTTCCTAGTACAAACCGGGGCAAACAATTTTCTCTGTTTTGTCTATGTTGTTGTGATAGCAGGCGCCcatctggagaatgagggaattcatttcaagttttaagtcagcagcaGACGCCCAACTGGAGAACAAGGGAATTCATttaaagttttaagtcagcaccaggcgcccacctagagaataaaggaattcatttcaagtgttaagtcaagatcaggcacccacctggagaatgagggaattcatttcaagttttaaaatATCAGGCACctacctggaaaacgagggaattcatttgaAGTTTTAATTCAACATCaagcacccacctggaaaacgagggaatttatttcagttttaagacAGCAGGCGCCCAcatggaaaatgagggaattcatttcaagttttaagtcagcagcaggcgcccacctggagaacgagggaattcatttcaagttttaagtcagcatcaagCGCCCACCTGTAGAATAAGGGAATTCATTTAaagtgttaagtcaacatcatgcacccacctggagaatgagggaatttatttcaagttttaattcaACATCAGCCACCGACCTAGAAAACGAAGgaatttattttagttttaagacatcaggcgcccacctagaaaatgaggaaattcatttcaagttttaaaacatcatgcacccacctggaaaatgagggaattcatttcagttttaagtcagcgcaggcgcccacctggagaacgagggaattcatttcaagttttaagtcagcaggtgcccacctggagaatgaggaaattcatttcaagttttaaaacatcaggcacccacctggaaaacgacgaaattcatttcaagttttaattcaacatcaggcacccatctggaaaacgagggaatttatttcagttttaaggCAGCAgacgcccacctggaaaacgaggaaattcatttcaagttttaaaacatcaggcacccacctgaaaaacgagagaattcatttcaagttttaatttaacatcaggcacccacctgaaaaatgagggaattcatttcagttttaagtcagcgGAGGTGCCCAtctagagaacgagggaattcatttcaagttttaagtcagcatgcgcccacctggagaatgaggaaattcatttcaagttttaaaacatcaggcacccacctggaaaacgagggaattcatttcaagttttaattcaACATCAgacacccacctggaaaatgagggaatttatttcagttttaaggcagcaagcgcccacctggaaaacgaggaaattcatttcaagttttaaaacatcaggcacccacctggaaaacgagggaattcatttcaagttttaattattttagttttaagacagcaggtgcccacctggaaaacgagggaattcatttcaagtttcaaaacatcaggcacccacctggaaaataagggaattcatttcagttttaagtcagtgcatgcgcccacctggagaatgagggaattcatttctgttttaagtcatcgggaacccacctggagaataagggaatttatttcagttttaagtcagcgTAGGCGCCCAAttggagaatgaggaaatttatttcagtttaagtcagcacaggcgcccacctggagaatgagggaatttatttcaattttaagacagcaggtgcccacctggaaaatgagggaattcgtttcaagttttaagtcaacatcaggcacccacctgaaaaatgagggaattcatttcaagttttaagtcagcaggctcccacctggaaaatgagggaatttatttcaagttcaagtcagaggTAGCAAGAGTCCACTCAAGAATGCGATTCGATAGTTCGAGATGCACAACAGAACTGTagaagattcaagatcaagtttctgaagacctatagataggaatcttgtaactcatagctgatagattgcttagtttcttttcttttcataaGGAGTTCAGCAAGCAGTAACAGCAGCAACAGTAGTGAAATCACAGCTTCCCGATAGTCCCATCTACCAAAAATTTCctgaactacactgacctgattcttttatagccaaggatatgtagacAATCTCGGAAGCAAGGTTCGTCAAACTTTTTCAAAATGCTTCCTATGGAGTATCCAAACGGGCAAAAATTGCTCgtaattgctcactttatctttgtccggaaactcttcgtgtttccgagcaaagaggggcagctgtgagcacgtaATTTTGGCCCAACTAAAATTACTCCTACAAAGTTCAAAAATAGATCTTTCTAAATTATTTTTCGTTTTAATAGAATTTTAGGATTTCTTTTGGTTAATTTTGTTTGCATTTAGTTGTTTATTTAATAttcaaaattatgaaaaatataaaaaatgtataaaatattCATTGCATAGCATCTTAGATTTAATTGCATATTAGATATAATTACATGAGTTAATTGTAttattaaacaaaatcacaaaaaatgtCGTTTTTACATATTTAGCCTTTAGTtttaaaattagtatttttttttctttcattacttttaagttaattaattattttgatGTTAGAAATAGATAATTAATTCAATTCTACAAATTAGATTATTTTTAGAACATAACTTAGATTTTTAATCAATTTTATTAGGATTTTAAAAatttaaggaaaagaaaaatgtGAAAGGCTGTGTTTATTTTCGAATTAGGCCAAAACCTTAGCGTTGGCCCAATTTCCCTTTAAACCCAACTCGCCCCAAACCCAGTCCGTTCCATCCCTCACTTAACCCAAAACGGTGTCGTTTAGTAACGCTAATCCCAGCCGTTCAACACATCTCATCCAACGCTTCACAACTCCCTCTCTAATCCCTCATATCTGTCGGAGACCCCCCCAAACCCCTTAGACCCCTCTCACTTCTCCATCTCTCTCACTCAatgaaaccctagccgcccccaAATCCCTCACCCCCATCGGCCGGTGGTCACCGTCCAAACAACCCCAAATCTTCACCCTATAATCCCCAACACTTCCCTAATCCCAAATCCCTTACTAGTTTCCCCAAATAATCATCCAAACTCCCCGAATTTCAAATCTAAGAAGTCAAGAAAACTTAGTTGTTTTTCTTTTCCGATTCTTTCCAAACTCGGGCTTGTCTTTCGTTATTAACTGTCTCAATCGACTACCTTTAGAGTCGAAGGGAGATTTCATGTCGTTGATTGGTCACCTCCGTTTGATTAGTCTCAGACCCTCTCTTCTCCGTTCAAAACCTCAATAGCTCAGGGTAGTAGTCCCCATAGCTTTGAGGTATCGTTTGGTATTCGACTCTTCAGCCAAGCTATGGTCGTTATCGTTACAGGAAGCCATTGTTTCTGTCTTTCGAGCATGAACCAGTGCTCGTGTGATGATATCGACCCCTGCTCAGATTGCTTGAAGCCAGCAGCGATGTCGTTAATGGGTAATACTTCCTCCCGTTCTTTCGTGGTCATTTGGCTTAAGTGTATGATTTACTCACAGACTGGTGTTTTGGTTGTTTCACATGATATAACTTAGTTTTAGAGTAATTATAGAATATTTTAACTTAGTTTCATTTATACTTAGCTGATTTTGCTAAAATTATCATTTGAAATGACTGCTTAATAATGCATCAGTAATGGATTATTATCATATCTCTTCATATGTTTAGCATGTTTAGATTAGGCAGGATTTAAATTCATTTAATTCTGTGTTATGTCGCATAACAGTTAGTAATTTGCAAGAAATGGGGGACCATAAGGTATACTAAAATCAGAGAATCTTAGGTGTTTGGGCAAGAAGTTTCTATAAGGGACTTAAGTGCAATAAAACAAAATAACTAGGGATAGTTTCAGAATTAAAAGATGCTAAAAATAGAAAGGGGgacaactatcaaaagaaaatatctGAAAAGGGACAACTGTCCAATTCAGTTGTAAAAGATGCTCTTTTCCCTGA
The DNA window shown above is from Nicotiana tomentosiformis chromosome 8, ASM39032v3, whole genome shotgun sequence and carries:
- the LOC117281248 gene encoding uncharacterized protein, translated to MPTGRLAKWQILLTEFDIIYVTRTAIKAQALADYLAENPVDEEYEPLKNYFPDKKVMYVDEDDHDEKPGWKLFFDGAANMKGVGIGVVLISETRHHYPVTAQLRFYCTNNMVEYEACILGLRLAIDMGVQEILVLGDSDLLVEFRHIPRIHNEIADALATLALMLHHPDKTYVDPLHIQIRDQHAYCNAVEEEPDGEPWFHDVKEYIKLGVYPVHATGATPYLLVYGTEAVIPAEVEIPSLRIVTDVEIDDDEWVKSRLEQLSLFDEIRLAAVCHGQMYQKRMARSYNKKGPFIVTKVLPNGALYLTDIEGARNLVCFARNPHEKSMLQISSVLSFQDPPG